CAATACCCGGCAGATGTGCGCATGATCCGAGTTCCCTGTTCGGGCCGAATCAACCCCCAGTTTATACTGCGGGCTTTTCAACGGGGTGCAGACGGCGTACTGGTGGCTGGTTGACACCCCGGTGACTGCCACTATGTTAGTGGCAATTACTTCACCAGGCGGCGCTTCCTAGTCACCCAGCGCCTGTTGGAATTTGTAGGCATTGAGCCCCAGCGCCTGCGGGTGGAATGGGTCTCTAGCTCTGAAGCTGAGCAGTTTGCTACTACTATTAAGGAAATGACTGAGCAGATTGAAGCTTTGGGGCCAAATAGGAAGTTGAGGGATGCGCTATGAGCGATCTGACGCCTCAAATCCGAGATATGGTTAAAGAGCTATTGGCTAAAGGGGAAGTAAAGTACTTTATCGGCTGGG
This portion of the Clostridia bacterium genome encodes:
- a CDS encoding hydrogenase iron-sulfur subunit, with the protein product MSVKIVAFCCHWCAYAGADLAGLNRLQYPADVRMIRVPCSGRINPQFILRAFQRGADGVLVAGUHPGDCHYVSGNYFTRRRFLVTQRLLEFVGIEPQRLRVEWVSSSEAEQFATTIKEMTEQIEALGPNRKLRDAL